A genomic region of Pseudomonas migulae contains the following coding sequences:
- the galU gene encoding UTP--glucose-1-phosphate uridylyltransferase GalU codes for MIKKCLFPAAGYGTRFLPATKAMPKEMLPVVNKPLIQYGVEEALDAGLTEISIVTGRGKRALEDHFDISYELENQIKGTDKEKYLVGIRKLLDECSFSYTRQTEMKGLGHAILTGRPLIGDEPFAVVLADDLCVNLEGDGVLTQMVKLYEQYRCTIVAIQEVDPQETNKYGVIAGELIADDLYRVRNMVEKPAPEDAPSNLAIIGRYILTPDIFELIKQTEPGKGGEIQITDALMKQAKNGCVIAYKFKGQRFDCGGAEGYIEATNFCFENFYKTGKAY; via the coding sequence ATGATCAAGAAATGCTTGTTCCCAGCAGCCGGTTACGGTACTCGCTTCCTGCCAGCGACTAAAGCCATGCCCAAAGAAATGCTGCCGGTGGTAAACAAGCCACTGATCCAGTACGGCGTCGAAGAAGCTCTGGACGCCGGTTTGACCGAAATCTCCATCGTCACCGGTCGCGGCAAGCGCGCTCTGGAAGACCACTTCGACATCAGCTATGAGCTGGAAAATCAGATCAAGGGCACCGACAAGGAAAAATACCTGGTCGGCATCCGCAAACTGCTCGACGAGTGCTCGTTCTCCTACACTCGCCAGACCGAAATGAAAGGCCTGGGTCACGCAATCCTGACCGGTCGTCCGTTGATCGGCGACGAACCTTTCGCCGTAGTGCTGGCGGACGACCTGTGCGTCAACCTCGAAGGCGACGGCGTACTGACCCAGATGGTCAAGCTGTACGAGCAGTATCGCTGCACCATCGTCGCGATCCAGGAAGTGGATCCGCAGGAAACCAACAAGTACGGCGTGATCGCTGGCGAGTTGATCGCTGATGACCTGTACCGCGTTCGTAACATGGTCGAAAAACCGGCTCCGGAAGACGCTCCGTCGAACCTGGCGATCATCGGTCGTTACATCCTGACTCCGGACATTTTCGAGCTGATCAAGCAAACCGAGCCAGGCAAAGGTGGTGAGATCCAGATCACTGACGCCCTGATGAAGCAGGCGAAGAATGGTTGCGTGATTGCCTACAAATTCAAGGGCCAGCGTTTCGACTGTGGTGGTGCTGAAGGCTACATCGAAGCAACCAACTTCTGCTTCGAAAACTTCTACAAGACCGGCAAGGCTTACTGA
- a CDS encoding DUF1883 domain-containing protein, which produces MKFIHQREHLNEDDIVVIQCSQMCNIRLMNDANFRSFKNGGRHTYHGGAFDTFPARITAPSTGFWNITIDTVNRRPISVTRKPTLTHSIKIIRRSTSKLS; this is translated from the coding sequence ATGAAATTTATCCACCAGCGCGAGCACCTCAATGAAGACGACATCGTCGTCATCCAGTGCTCCCAAATGTGCAACATCCGCTTGATGAACGACGCCAATTTCCGCAGCTTCAAGAATGGCGGCCGTCACACTTACCATGGCGGTGCGTTCGACACCTTCCCGGCCCGCATTACTGCACCGAGTACCGGTTTCTGGAACATCACCATCGACACCGTCAACCGTCGGCCGATCAGCGTGACCCGCAAACCGACCCTGACTCACTCGATCAAGATCATCCGCCGCTCCACCTCGAAACTGAGCTGA
- a CDS encoding methylated-DNA--[protein]-cysteine S-methyltransferase yields MSTSPIRFISGTSSLGVLLLASSAQGLCALLLGDDLETLERDLARRFPGQPTPQRDEGLRPALEQTLRYLDNPLTVLDLPLDLMGSVFQHRVWEALRQIPLGKTASYQEIARQLGQPKAFRAVANACGANPLAVIVPCHRVLRQDGSLGGYRWGLERKRQLLAREAQQ; encoded by the coding sequence ATGTCTACTTCCCCGATTCGTTTCATCAGCGGTACTTCAAGCCTTGGCGTCCTGTTGCTGGCCTCCAGCGCGCAAGGATTGTGCGCGTTGCTGCTCGGCGATGACCTGGAGACGCTAGAACGTGACCTTGCGCGGCGGTTCCCCGGTCAGCCAACACCTCAACGTGATGAAGGCTTGAGGCCTGCGCTGGAACAAACCCTTCGCTATCTCGACAACCCTCTGACTGTGCTCGATTTGCCACTGGACCTGATGGGTAGCGTTTTCCAGCACCGAGTCTGGGAAGCCCTGCGCCAAATACCGCTCGGCAAAACCGCCAGCTATCAGGAGATCGCCCGGCAACTGGGACAACCCAAAGCCTTCCGGGCCGTGGCCAATGCCTGCGGCGCAAACCCGCTGGCAGTCATCGTGCCCTGCCATCGGGTCCTGCGCCAGGACGGCAGCCTCGGCGGTTACCGTTGGGGCCTGGAGCGCAAACGGCAACTGCTGGCGCGTGAGGCGCAGCAATGA
- a CDS encoding 2OG-Fe(II) oxygenase yields the protein MIEHVLDALDWATLERQLDHDGCAIIRSLISSETCDDISALYARPEPFRSQVMMARHGFGRGEYKYFRYPLPEIVAALRNALYPRLVPIANRWYEQMDLPVRFPERHAAFLERCHAAGQERPTPLLLQYGPQDYNCLHQDLYGEHVFPLQAAILLSEPDEDFTGGEFVLTEQRPRMQSRPQVIGLKKGDAVIFAVKQRPVKGVRGYYRVTLRHGVSRLHSGKRHTLGIIFHDAL from the coding sequence ATGATCGAGCACGTTCTGGATGCACTCGATTGGGCAACGCTGGAGCGACAACTGGATCATGATGGCTGCGCGATCATCCGCTCGCTGATCAGCAGCGAGACGTGCGATGACATCAGCGCGCTGTACGCCCGACCCGAACCGTTTCGCTCGCAAGTGATGATGGCGCGTCACGGCTTCGGCCGTGGCGAGTACAAATACTTCCGATATCCGTTGCCAGAGATCGTCGCCGCTTTGCGCAACGCGCTCTACCCTCGACTGGTGCCGATCGCCAATCGCTGGTACGAGCAAATGGACCTGCCGGTGCGTTTCCCGGAAAGACATGCTGCGTTTCTTGAGCGCTGTCATGCCGCCGGTCAGGAACGACCCACGCCGTTGTTGCTGCAATACGGGCCACAGGACTACAACTGCCTGCATCAGGATCTGTACGGCGAACACGTTTTTCCGCTGCAAGCGGCGATTCTTCTGTCAGAACCGGATGAAGATTTCACCGGCGGCGAGTTTGTCCTGACCGAGCAACGCCCACGGATGCAGTCGCGCCCCCAGGTTATCGGATTGAAAAAGGGTGACGCGGTGATCTTTGCCGTCAAGCAGCGACCGGTCAAAGGCGTTCGCGGCTATTACCGGGTCACCCTGCGCCACGGCGTGAGTCGCCTGCACAGCGGGAAACG